In the genome of Rhodoplanes sp. Z2-YC6860, one region contains:
- a CDS encoding 4Fe-4S dicluster domain-containing protein produces MTSLPEQTTKKLGLVIDLDTCVGCHACATSCKEWNASGYPKPLTDQDAHGADPHGSWLNRVHSYEVGTGAQSRTVHFPRSCLHCETPACVTVCPTGASYKRASDGIVLVNPDTCIGCKLCSWACPYGAREYDYDDGTMKKCTLCVDRIYNETFAPEDRIPACVRACPTGARHFGDLGDPSSAVSELVKERQGFDLLPEMGFKPVNKYLPPRPRRDQTAALPQAPAEQPVTSSGSLADRFFAWADRTLSR; encoded by the coding sequence ATGACTTCGCTGCCGGAGCAGACCACCAAGAAACTTGGGCTGGTGATCGACCTCGACACATGCGTCGGCTGTCACGCCTGTGCGACGAGTTGCAAGGAATGGAATGCCAGCGGCTATCCAAAGCCGCTCACCGACCAGGACGCCCACGGCGCCGATCCGCACGGCTCCTGGCTCAACCGCGTGCACTCCTATGAGGTCGGCACCGGCGCGCAAAGCCGCACCGTGCACTTTCCACGCTCCTGCCTGCACTGCGAGACACCGGCCTGCGTCACGGTCTGTCCGACCGGCGCATCCTACAAGCGCGCGTCGGACGGCATCGTGCTGGTCAATCCCGACACCTGCATCGGCTGCAAGCTGTGCTCCTGGGCCTGCCCCTATGGCGCGCGCGAATACGACTACGACGATGGCACGATGAAGAAGTGCACGCTATGCGTCGACCGTATCTACAACGAGACCTTCGCACCGGAAGACCGCATCCCGGCCTGCGTGCGCGCCTGTCCGACCGGAGCACGGCACTTCGGCGATCTGGGCGACCCATCGAGCGCGGTGTCGGAGCTCGTGAAAGAGCGCCAAGGCTTCGACCTGCTGCCTGAGATGGGCTTCAAGCCAGTGAATAAATATCTGCCGCCGCGGCCGCGCCGCGATCAAACCGCGGCATTGCCGCAGGCTCCCGCCGAGCAACCCGTCACGAGCTCCGGTTCGCTCGCCGACCGTTTCTTCGCCTGGGCTGACCGAACGCTGTCGCGCTGA
- a CDS encoding MFS transporter, which yields MQMQNVAVAWQMYDLTHQPFDLGLVGLTQFIPAALLVLVAGHVADRYDRRRIVSICQMVAGLAGITLAIGAAGGWMTRGSLLAVVFVTGSCRAFEQTTLTTLLPGIVPLPMLARATAAGASASQLAVIAGPAASGLLYAVSPILVYGLCATLYLTSSILIRLVTAERTATTRQPLSLGMLFAGFSYMRYNRIVLGVITLDLCAVVLGGAFALLPVFAHDVFGTSSWGFGLLRAAPGVGALLTALTLAHRPLRQHVGRIMFIAVATYGTALIVFAFSRSFILSMLLLAILGVADMLSVVIRMTLIQLETPDDMRGRVSAVNSLFVTASNQLGDFRAGLMASWFGAQTAVLVGGVGALIVVLVGRKVFAPLYNRETFETRR from the coding sequence ATGCAAATGCAGAACGTCGCGGTGGCCTGGCAGATGTACGATCTCACCCACCAGCCCTTCGATCTGGGCCTCGTCGGGCTGACCCAATTCATCCCGGCGGCGCTTTTGGTGCTGGTGGCAGGCCACGTTGCCGACCGCTACGACCGCCGCCGCATCGTCAGCATCTGTCAGATGGTCGCAGGTCTCGCGGGGATCACGCTGGCCATCGGCGCTGCGGGCGGCTGGATGACCCGGGGCTCGCTGCTCGCGGTGGTGTTCGTGACCGGCTCCTGCCGTGCCTTCGAACAGACGACACTGACAACGCTCCTCCCCGGCATCGTGCCGCTGCCGATGCTGGCGCGCGCAACGGCGGCGGGCGCATCCGCAAGCCAGCTCGCGGTGATCGCCGGGCCTGCTGCCAGCGGACTGCTGTACGCAGTCAGCCCGATTCTGGTCTACGGGCTCTGCGCCACGCTCTATCTGACGTCGAGCATCCTGATCCGCCTGGTGACCGCGGAGCGCACCGCGACCACGCGCCAGCCGCTGAGCCTTGGCATGCTGTTCGCCGGCTTCTCCTACATGCGGTACAACCGGATCGTGCTCGGCGTGATCACACTCGATCTGTGCGCCGTGGTTCTCGGCGGCGCATTCGCATTGTTGCCGGTGTTTGCCCACGATGTGTTCGGCACCAGCTCCTGGGGGTTTGGCCTGCTCCGCGCCGCCCCTGGTGTGGGCGCCTTGCTGACCGCGCTCACCCTGGCGCATCGGCCGCTGCGTCAGCACGTCGGCCGCATCATGTTCATCGCGGTCGCCACTTACGGCACGGCTCTCATCGTGTTCGCGTTCTCGCGATCGTTCATTCTGTCGATGCTGCTGCTCGCGATCCTCGGCGTCGCCGACATGCTGAGCGTGGTGATCCGGATGACGCTGATCCAGCTCGAGACCCCGGACGACATGCGCGGGCGCGTCAGCGCGGTGAATTCGCTGTTCGTCACCGCATCGAACCAGCTTGGCGACTTCCGGGCCGGCCTGATGGCGTCATGGTTCGGCGCCCAAACCGCCGTGCTGGTTGGCGGCGTCGGCGCGCTGATCGTGGTGCTGGTCGGGCGAAAGGTGTTCGCGCCGCTCTATAACAGGGAAACCTTCGAGACGCGCCGCTGA
- a CDS encoding sensor histidine kinase, whose amino-acid sequence MLRKSGRPPDSASSLDQELKASGEILDLLPIATCICDASGRIVQYNRRAVELWGRTPEPGQTHDDFTAENRFLTLDGDLLPRSRIAEVLRTSRPIRNDEITVQRVNRPSLVVLLNIEPLLDAEGRLIGVINCFQDITERQRMVEALARSQQELREQEERWRASYEHAAIGIVEIDAEGRFLRVNEAILSIVGGTREELLGWRLFGRTHQDDRDVDGELYRKQVAGEIGFYSIEKRFIRRDGRMIWMGVRSSSVRDPSGKFLYGVRVVQDITERKEAETRQKLLIDELNHRVKNTLATVQSLAAQTARGTASTEAFHQAFEGRLIALSHAHDQLTRQRWQSADLRDIVKGATAPHLSRPDEQISIEGATITVSPRTALTMALVLHEMTTNAAKYGALSAPEGRIEIAWRVEPRPPKSPLLHIEWRERNGPPVEAPAKPGFGSRFIQGSVTVELRGSVRMDFNPDGLHCTIDVPLDPAADDQPHTA is encoded by the coding sequence ATGCTGCGTAAGTCAGGGCGGCCGCCAGATTCGGCATCTTCATTGGACCAGGAGCTGAAGGCATCAGGCGAGATCCTGGACCTTCTGCCGATCGCGACCTGCATCTGCGATGCGTCCGGGCGGATCGTGCAGTACAACCGCCGGGCTGTGGAATTGTGGGGGCGCACACCCGAGCCGGGCCAGACCCACGACGATTTCACAGCGGAAAATCGCTTTCTCACTCTCGACGGCGATCTCCTGCCGCGCTCCCGGATCGCCGAGGTATTACGCACCAGCCGGCCGATCCGGAACGACGAGATCACCGTTCAGCGGGTCAACAGGCCGAGCCTCGTGGTTCTTTTGAACATCGAGCCGCTGCTCGATGCGGAGGGCCGGCTGATTGGCGTGATCAACTGCTTTCAGGACATCACCGAACGCCAGCGCATGGTCGAGGCGCTGGCCAGGAGCCAGCAGGAACTGCGCGAGCAGGAGGAGCGCTGGCGCGCCAGCTACGAGCACGCGGCCATCGGCATCGTCGAGATTGACGCGGAAGGCCGATTCCTGCGGGTCAATGAAGCGATCCTCTCGATCGTCGGCGGCACCCGCGAGGAGCTCCTGGGCTGGAGATTGTTCGGGCGCACCCATCAGGACGACCGCGATGTCGATGGTGAGCTTTACCGGAAGCAAGTTGCCGGCGAGATCGGCTTCTACTCGATCGAGAAGCGATTCATCCGCCGCGACGGAAGGATGATCTGGATGGGTGTGCGCTCATCAAGCGTGCGCGACCCGTCCGGCAAGTTCCTTTATGGCGTGCGGGTGGTGCAGGACATCACCGAGCGCAAAGAGGCCGAGACGCGCCAGAAGCTTCTGATCGACGAGCTCAATCATCGGGTCAAGAACACGCTCGCCACCGTGCAGTCGCTTGCTGCGCAGACCGCGCGCGGCACGGCTTCGACGGAAGCGTTCCACCAGGCCTTCGAGGGCCGCCTGATTGCGCTGAGCCACGCCCATGATCAGTTGACCCGGCAGCGCTGGCAAAGCGCGGACCTCCGCGACATCGTCAAGGGCGCCACCGCGCCGCATCTGTCGCGGCCCGATGAGCAGATCTCAATCGAAGGCGCGACCATTACGGTGTCGCCCCGGACGGCGCTCACCATGGCACTGGTGCTGCATGAGATGACCACCAATGCGGCCAAGTATGGTGCGCTGTCAGCGCCCGAGGGACGCATCGAGATCGCCTGGCGTGTCGAGCCGCGGCCGCCGAAGTCGCCGCTCCTGCATATCGAATGGCGTGAGCGCAACGGCCCGCCGGTCGAGGCACCGGCGAAGCCTGGTTTCGGCTCGCGTTTCATTCAGGGCAGCGTGACCGTTGAGCTGCGGGGCTCGGTGCGGATGGACTTCAATCCTGACGGCTTGCATTGCACGATCGACGTCCCGCTTGATCCGGCCGCTGACGACCAGCCGCACACGGCCTAG
- a CDS encoding SDR family NAD(P)-dependent oxidoreductase: MTPVAIVTGASAGIGAELARVFAANGHAVMLVARREERLRQLADEIAVPGKPKPLVLALDLADRNAAEAIKSALRQNDCEAQYVVNNAGFSVIGPATELDRAEQLAMIDVNMRALLDLSLAFTDDLVKHRGGILNVGSLAGVMPGPCAAVYYASKAFVVSFSEALHQELKPLGVRVTCLCPGPVLTEFQARAGVAAAKSITPFDVPADRVAAEGYRGLMKGKRVVVPGLVSKLVFALVPRVVPRNFLLKQLEERQLKRRASH; the protein is encoded by the coding sequence ATGACGCCGGTTGCGATCGTCACGGGTGCCTCGGCCGGCATCGGCGCCGAGCTGGCGCGGGTGTTCGCCGCCAACGGCCATGCGGTGATGCTGGTGGCGCGCCGCGAGGAGCGGTTGCGGCAGCTCGCCGATGAGATCGCGGTGCCGGGCAAACCGAAGCCCCTCGTTCTGGCTCTCGATCTTGCGGACCGCAACGCGGCGGAGGCCATCAAGTCGGCGCTTCGACAGAACGATTGCGAGGCGCAGTACGTCGTCAACAATGCCGGCTTCAGCGTCATTGGTCCTGCGACTGAGCTCGATCGCGCCGAGCAGCTCGCCATGATCGACGTCAACATGCGGGCGCTGCTCGATCTGTCGCTCGCCTTCACCGACGATCTCGTCAAACACCGTGGCGGCATCCTCAATGTCGGCTCGCTCGCCGGCGTCATGCCTGGCCCGTGCGCGGCGGTCTATTACGCCAGCAAGGCTTTCGTGGTGTCGTTCAGCGAGGCGCTGCACCAGGAGCTGAAGCCGCTCGGGGTGCGGGTGACCTGCCTGTGCCCGGGTCCGGTCCTGACCGAATTCCAGGCCCGTGCCGGCGTCGCGGCCGCAAAGTCCATCACGCCGTTCGACGTGCCGGCGGATCGCGTGGCCGCCGAGGGCTATCGCGGCCTGATGAAAGGCAAACGCGTCGTCGTGCCGGGACTGGTGTCGAAGCTCGTCTTCGCCCTGGTGCCGCGGGTCGTGCCGCGAAATTTTCTGCTGAAGCAACTCGAAGAGCGGCAGCTCAAGCGGCGCGCATCGCACTGA
- a CDS encoding tellurite resistance TerB family protein has translation MFDAIRNFVAELANGDGQSGVLGDDEFRVAYAALLVHAAAIDGAISDRERIKLKGLLMQRFELDDGAAADLIARATAADERAVDLYHFTRLLNERLDEAGRLRMIETMWTVAYADGALSDYESNLIWRVADLLGVSQEERVALRQRAAAEQGSPA, from the coding sequence ATGTTCGACGCGATCAGGAATTTTGTCGCTGAGCTTGCAAACGGCGACGGACAGTCCGGTGTTCTCGGTGATGACGAATTCCGCGTCGCCTATGCGGCGCTGCTGGTCCATGCCGCGGCGATTGATGGTGCGATTTCGGACCGTGAGCGCATCAAGCTCAAAGGTCTTTTGATGCAACGCTTCGAGCTCGATGACGGGGCTGCAGCCGATCTGATCGCGCGCGCGACTGCGGCTGACGAGCGTGCGGTTGACCTCTATCACTTCACCCGGCTCCTCAACGAACGCCTCGACGAGGCCGGCAGATTGCGCATGATCGAGACGATGTGGACCGTGGCCTATGCGGACGGCGCGTTATCCGACTACGAGAGCAATCTGATTTGGCGCGTCGCCGACCTCCTTGGCGTGTCCCAAGAAGAACGCGTGGCGTTGCGTCAGCGTGCGGCTGCCGAGCAGGGCAGCCCGGCATGA
- a CDS encoding dimethyl sulfoxide reductase anchor subunit family protein, producing the protein MHPAYSVIIFTTASGAGYGLLIGLSVAVLLGIVPHDPMFGFFALGTAVALITIGLLTSTFHLGRPGRSWRAISQVGSSWLSREGAAALITYLPVAALGLGWVFGEYRPNQITIGAALSIVCALITVWCTGRIYSSLPTIRAWHMGLVAPIYLMLAFVTGSLLLDLFLIVFGYPFWWAAATTAMLLALGCDLKMRYWSKIDSAERAYTAESATGLGRFGTVRPLDPPHTQPNYVMREMGYQVARRHARKLRKLVLVSLFVVPLACAAILLLLSLPQALNIMIAALSVASAAAGVLTERWLFFAEAEHVVMVFYRGGAA; encoded by the coding sequence ATGCATCCCGCCTATTCGGTCATCATCTTCACCACCGCCTCGGGCGCAGGCTACGGCCTGCTGATCGGGCTGTCGGTCGCGGTCCTGCTCGGTATCGTGCCGCACGATCCGATGTTTGGATTCTTTGCGCTCGGCACTGCCGTAGCGCTGATCACGATTGGGCTTTTGACCTCAACCTTCCATCTCGGCCGTCCAGGCCGATCATGGCGCGCGATCTCGCAGGTGGGATCGTCGTGGTTGTCCCGCGAGGGCGCTGCCGCTCTGATCACCTATCTGCCGGTTGCAGCGCTCGGGCTCGGCTGGGTGTTCGGTGAATATCGGCCCAACCAGATCACGATCGGCGCGGCGCTGTCGATTGTCTGTGCGCTCATCACGGTGTGGTGCACCGGCCGCATCTATTCGTCGCTACCGACCATCCGCGCCTGGCACATGGGTCTCGTCGCGCCGATTTATCTGATGCTGGCCTTCGTCACTGGAAGCCTGCTGCTCGACCTGTTCCTCATCGTGTTCGGCTACCCGTTCTGGTGGGCGGCTGCGACCACAGCGATGCTGCTCGCGCTCGGCTGTGATCTGAAGATGCGCTACTGGTCAAAGATCGATTCCGCTGAGCGGGCCTACACGGCGGAGTCGGCGACCGGCCTCGGCCGATTTGGCACGGTGCGGCCGCTCGACCCGCCGCACACCCAGCCGAATTACGTGATGCGCGAGATGGGCTATCAGGTGGCGCGCCGTCATGCCCGCAAGCTCCGCAAACTCGTCCTTGTATCTCTTTTCGTGGTGCCGCTTGCCTGCGCCGCGATCCTGCTGCTGCTCAGCCTCCCCCAAGCCTTGAACATCATGATCGCGGCTTTGTCGGTTGCCAGCGCTGCGGCCGGCGTGCTCACCGAGCGCTGGCTGTTCTTCGCCGAGGCCGAGCACGTCGTGATGGTGTTCTACCGCGGCGGTGCGGCGTAG
- a CDS encoding tetratricopeptide repeat protein gives MRIRVGRVACAAACLLWLAGCETTSTTNPLTKLSDSLPSLSGSKAAADNDTTGSVDKPPGEQSGGFSNLGTPPPLTPELLGSDPNDDLAIGKKYYRQGSYGLAERHFRKAVELHPRDAESWVGLAAAYDQLRRFDLADRAYAQVIKLIGETPEVMNNLGYSYMLRSDYRRARATLLAARAKAPNDPHVSANLKMLDQAERKTKGIN, from the coding sequence ATGCGTATCAGAGTGGGTCGGGTTGCGTGCGCGGCCGCGTGTCTGTTGTGGCTCGCGGGCTGCGAGACCACATCCACGACCAATCCCCTGACCAAGCTCTCCGACAGTCTACCGTCACTGTCCGGCTCAAAGGCCGCCGCCGACAACGACACCACCGGCTCGGTCGACAAGCCGCCGGGCGAGCAAAGCGGCGGGTTCAGCAATCTCGGCACACCGCCGCCGCTCACGCCCGAGCTGTTGGGTTCGGACCCGAATGACGATCTGGCGATTGGCAAGAAATACTATCGTCAGGGCAGCTACGGGCTCGCCGAGCGGCACTTCCGCAAGGCAGTGGAACTCCATCCCCGCGACGCCGAATCCTGGGTCGGCCTGGCCGCGGCCTACGATCAGTTGCGCCGTTTCGATCTCGCTGACCGCGCTTATGCGCAAGTGATCAAGCTGATCGGCGAGACGCCCGAGGTCATGAACAATCTCGGCTATTCCTACATGCTGCGCAGCGACTATCGCCGTGCCCGCGCCACCCTGCTCGCCGCACGCGCCAAAGCACCGAACGATCCGCATGTCTCGGCCAACCTGAAGATGCTCGATCAGGCCGAGCGCAAGACCAAGGGCATCAATTAA
- a CDS encoding molybdopterin oxidoreductase family protein, with amino-acid sequence MARRDPDIALSEPSADQIKTTTCYMCACRCGIRVHLKDGRVRYIDGNRDHPVNKGVLCGKGSAGIMTHYSPSRLRAPMKRVGPRGSGEFEEITWEEALQTATGWLKEVRGRDPTRFAFFTGRDQSQALTGWFAQQYGTPNFAAHGGFCSVNMAVAGLYTFGGSFWEFGEPDWDHTRYFMLFGVAEDHASNPIKTALGKLKARGVKVVAVNPIRTGYGAIADEWVGIRPGTDGLFVGALIHELMRAQKIDLDYLARFTNAHWLVIQAARPAMAANDGMFARDADGKPLAFDKATGKMVDATRTDITPALVGSFMMPDGNIARPSFALIAERFLSDEYTPDNVAKQTGVPADTIRRIAQELAHAAFEEQITLDQPWTDWAGRRHEKTVGRPVSMHAMRGISAHSNGFQTCRMLHLLQIVLGSIDCPGGFRYKAPFPRPTPPPNRPARATEPNAPLKGAPLGFPQGPEDLLIGSKGRAQRIDKAYSWDAPLAAHGLMHMVITNAALGDPYPVDVLFMYMANMSWNSSMNIPAVLKHLTAKNPETGEYKIPKIIYSDAYSSEMVAYADLILPDTTYLERWDCISLLDRPISGPDGPADAIRHPVVRPDRDVRPFQSVLIDIASRLQLPGFVTEDGKPRFPNGYPDYIIHHERAPGVGSLAAFRGEDGRSYGRGAPNPAQLEAYIGNGSFYEHHLQPEQRYYKHANKAYLEWAKDVGFIGGVAPIVFQLYLEPLQKFRLAARGHGPIKPPQTHKDRIEKYFDPIPFWYPPFDNDVADSDGFTMSAITQRPMHIYHSWGTHNGWIRQITAENCLYMSSERAASLGIEDGDWVWIKSAIGRVKGRVRLMEGVNPDTVWTWNAVGRRGGSAALAPDAPETTRGFLLNHLITELLPEREGGYRFSNSDPVTGQAAWYDLRVSIEKAAPDEAGETSPRFEPTKPPFAAKTKLETAS; translated from the coding sequence ATGGCTCGGCGCGATCCGGACATTGCCCTGTCCGAGCCTTCGGCAGACCAGATCAAGACCACCACCTGTTACATGTGCGCCTGCCGTTGCGGCATCCGGGTGCATCTGAAGGACGGTCGGGTCCGCTACATCGACGGCAATCGCGATCACCCGGTCAACAAGGGCGTTCTGTGCGGCAAGGGCTCCGCCGGCATCATGACGCACTATTCGCCGTCGCGCCTGCGCGCACCGATGAAGCGCGTCGGCCCGCGCGGCTCGGGCGAATTCGAAGAGATCACCTGGGAAGAGGCGCTGCAGACCGCCACCGGCTGGCTCAAGGAGGTGCGTGGCCGCGATCCGACGCGGTTCGCCTTCTTCACCGGCCGTGACCAGAGCCAGGCGCTCACCGGCTGGTTCGCGCAGCAATACGGCACGCCGAACTTCGCCGCTCATGGCGGCTTCTGCTCGGTCAACATGGCGGTCGCGGGCCTCTACACCTTCGGCGGTTCGTTCTGGGAATTCGGCGAACCGGACTGGGACCACACCCGCTATTTCATGCTGTTCGGCGTCGCCGAGGATCATGCGTCGAATCCGATCAAGACCGCGCTCGGCAAGCTTAAGGCCAGGGGCGTGAAGGTCGTCGCCGTCAATCCGATCCGCACCGGCTATGGCGCCATCGCCGACGAATGGGTCGGCATCAGGCCCGGCACCGACGGATTGTTCGTCGGTGCGCTGATTCACGAATTGATGCGCGCGCAGAAGATCGATCTCGATTATCTGGCGCGCTTCACCAACGCGCATTGGCTGGTGATCCAGGCGGCGCGGCCCGCCATGGCGGCCAACGACGGAATGTTTGCCCGCGACGCCGACGGCAAGCCGCTCGCCTTCGACAAGGCCACCGGCAAGATGGTCGATGCAACGCGCACCGACATCACGCCGGCGCTGGTCGGCAGCTTCATGATGCCGGACGGCAATATCGCACGGCCAAGCTTTGCGCTGATCGCCGAGCGGTTTCTCTCAGACGAATACACACCAGACAATGTCGCCAAGCAGACCGGCGTGCCCGCCGATACCATCCGGCGCATTGCGCAAGAGCTGGCGCATGCTGCGTTCGAGGAGCAGATCACGCTCGATCAGCCCTGGACCGACTGGGCCGGACGCCGTCACGAGAAGACCGTGGGCCGCCCGGTGTCGATGCACGCGATGCGTGGCATCTCGGCGCATTCCAACGGTTTCCAGACCTGCCGGATGCTGCATCTGCTGCAGATCGTGCTCGGCTCGATCGATTGCCCGGGCGGCTTCCGCTACAAGGCGCCGTTCCCGCGGCCGACGCCGCCGCCCAATCGCCCAGCACGCGCCACCGAGCCGAACGCGCCGCTGAAAGGCGCGCCGCTCGGCTTCCCACAGGGGCCGGAAGACTTGCTGATCGGCTCGAAAGGCCGCGCCCAGCGCATCGACAAGGCCTACTCATGGGATGCGCCGCTCGCCGCCCATGGCCTGATGCACATGGTCATCACCAATGCGGCATTGGGCGATCCTTATCCCGTCGACGTTCTGTTCATGTATATGGCCAACATGAGCTGGAATTCGTCGATGAATATTCCAGCGGTGCTGAAGCATCTGACCGCGAAGAACCCGGAAACCGGCGAATACAAGATTCCGAAGATCATCTATTCGGACGCCTATTCGTCCGAGATGGTCGCTTATGCGGACCTGATCCTGCCCGACACCACCTATCTCGAACGTTGGGACTGCATTTCGCTGCTCGACCGGCCGATCTCCGGGCCCGACGGCCCCGCCGACGCGATCCGTCACCCGGTGGTACGGCCCGACCGCGACGTGCGCCCCTTCCAGAGCGTGCTGATCGATATCGCGTCGCGGCTGCAGCTGCCGGGCTTTGTCACCGAGGACGGCAAGCCGCGCTTCCCCAACGGCTATCCGGACTACATCATCCATCATGAGCGCGCGCCGGGCGTGGGCTCGCTCGCGGCCTTCCGCGGCGAAGACGGCCGGAGCTACGGCCGCGGCGCGCCGAACCCGGCGCAGCTCGAGGCCTATATCGGCAATGGCAGCTTCTACGAGCACCATCTCCAACCCGAGCAGCGCTACTACAAGCACGCCAACAAGGCCTACCTGGAATGGGCCAAGGACGTGGGCTTCATCGGCGGCGTGGCGCCGATCGTGTTCCAGCTCTATCTCGAGCCACTGCAGAAGTTCCGGCTGGCGGCGCGCGGTCACGGCCCGATCAAGCCGCCGCAGACCCACAAGGATCGCATCGAGAAATATTTCGATCCGATCCCGTTCTGGTATCCGCCATTCGACAACGATGTCGCCGACAGCGACGGATTTACAATGTCGGCCATCACGCAGCGGCCAATGCACATCTATCACTCGTGGGGCACGCACAACGGTTGGATCCGCCAGATCACGGCAGAAAACTGCCTCTACATGAGCAGCGAGCGCGCGGCATCGCTCGGCATCGAGGATGGCGACTGGGTCTGGATCAAGAGTGCCATCGGCCGCGTCAAAGGCCGGGTGCGGCTGATGGAAGGCGTCAATCCTGACACGGTCTGGACCTGGAACGCGGTCGGCCGCCGCGGCGGCTCAGCGGCACTGGCGCCCGACGCGCCGGAGACGACGCGCGGCTTCCTGCTCAACCATCTCATCACGGAGCTTCTTCCCGAGCGCGAAGGTGGCTATCGCTTCTCCAACAGCGACCCAGTCACGGGTCAGGCGGCGTGGTACGACCTTCGCGTCAGCATCGAGAAGGCCGCGCCCGACGAAGCCGGTGAGACTTCGCCGCGTTTCGAGCCAACCAAGCCGCCGTTCGCCGCCAAAACCAAACTCGAGACCGCTTCATGA
- a CDS encoding glutamine amidotransferase: protein MRPPVLIVLHGELSTPGRVAIQLRNRGLSLDVRRPRFGDDLPETLDKHSGAVIFGGPQSANDEDEVVKREIEWIGIPLKEKKPFLGICLGAQMLAKHLGARVYKHPDSHAEIGYYPIKPTAAGRELCRDWPDHVYQWHREGFDLPGKAVLLAEGDCFPNQAFSYDNLAYAMQFHMDVTHHTMCRWTTRGHERMLLPNAKPREAHFADRLQHDPACRAWFSEFIDHWLKPCEAPEASIGSHKQPQRRVSKVSLL from the coding sequence ATGCGCCCGCCGGTCCTGATCGTTCTGCACGGCGAACTTTCAACCCCCGGCCGGGTGGCCATCCAACTACGAAATCGCGGCTTATCGTTAGACGTGCGGCGGCCACGTTTCGGCGACGACCTGCCCGAAACGCTCGACAAGCACAGCGGCGCGGTGATTTTCGGCGGGCCGCAAAGCGCCAATGACGAGGATGAGGTCGTCAAGCGCGAGATCGAATGGATCGGGATTCCGCTGAAGGAGAAGAAGCCGTTTCTCGGCATTTGCCTCGGCGCGCAGATGCTGGCCAAGCATCTTGGCGCGCGGGTCTACAAGCATCCCGACAGCCATGCTGAGATCGGCTACTACCCGATCAAGCCCACTGCGGCGGGCCGCGAGCTGTGCCGCGACTGGCCCGACCACGTCTACCAGTGGCATCGCGAGGGCTTCGACCTGCCGGGCAAGGCTGTGCTGTTGGCCGAAGGCGACTGCTTTCCCAATCAAGCCTTCAGCTACGACAATCTCGCCTATGCGATGCAATTCCACATGGACGTCACCCATCACACCATGTGCCGTTGGACCACGCGCGGGCACGAACGCATGCTGCTGCCCAACGCCAAGCCGCGCGAGGCGCATTTTGCGGACCGCTTGCAGCACGATCCCGCCTGTCGTGCCTGGTTCAGCGAATTCATCGACCACTGGCTGAAGCCGTGCGAGGCGCCCGAGGCCTCGATCGGCAGCCACAAGCAGCCTCAGCGGCGCGTCTCGAAGGTTTCCCTGTTATAG
- a CDS encoding type II secretion system F family protein → MDAVDLFLADGNSTLVAVLVFLAAGTLAFSVMAVIRVQGAVRRRAATISRGDFNAPPGARSLRHSSAKAAQRVIDYTSKHYSTGNSEEAKVLRRRLIQAGIYDQQAVAYFFLGRTGLAVGLAILAFFFLPIEQGTTPYWLLIVAAGVAGYLAPSLYIDNRIKKRKAEHQSGFPDFMDLLVVCADAGLSMEASLDRVGRELGDSYPSLTANIHMACLEIRAGRTMSEALEHLGDRLGIEEARSFSTLIQQSEELGSSITDALRVYSDDMRHKRLSRAEEKAYSLPAKLAVPMMLCIFPVLFVVILLPVFVKLYLGNY, encoded by the coding sequence ATGGACGCAGTGGACCTCTTCCTGGCAGACGGCAACTCCACCCTGGTGGCGGTTCTGGTGTTTCTGGCCGCCGGCACTTTGGCCTTCAGCGTGATGGCTGTGATCCGCGTCCAGGGTGCGGTGAGGCGGCGCGCCGCCACCATCAGCCGCGGCGATTTCAATGCGCCGCCCGGCGCACGCTCGCTGCGCCACTCCAGCGCGAAGGCTGCGCAACGCGTCATCGATTACACCAGCAAGCACTATTCGACCGGCAACAGCGAGGAGGCCAAGGTGCTTCGCCGCCGGCTGATCCAGGCCGGCATCTACGATCAGCAGGCCGTGGCCTATTTCTTCCTTGGCCGGACCGGGCTCGCCGTTGGACTTGCGATACTCGCGTTCTTCTTCCTGCCGATCGAGCAAGGCACGACGCCGTACTGGCTGCTCATCGTCGCTGCCGGCGTCGCCGGCTATCTCGCGCCAAGCCTCTATATCGACAATCGCATCAAGAAGCGGAAGGCCGAACACCAGTCCGGCTTCCCGGATTTCATGGATCTCCTGGTGGTCTGCGCCGATGCGGGGCTGAGCATGGAGGCCTCACTCGATCGCGTCGGGCGAGAGCTTGGCGATTCCTATCCGTCACTCACCGCCAACATCCACATGGCCTGTCTCGAAATCCGCGCCGGCCGCACCATGAGCGAGGCACTGGAGCATCTTGGCGATCGGCTCGGAATCGAGGAGGCGCGATCGTTCTCGACGCTGATCCAGCAGTCGGAGGAACTCGGCTCAAGCATCACCGACGCACTGCGGGTCTATTCCGACGACATGCGTCACAAGCGGCTCTCGCGCGCCGAGGAGAAGGCTTACAGCCTTCCCGCCAAGCTCGCGGTGCCGATGATGCTCTGCATTTTTCCGGTGCTGTTTGTGGTCATCCTCTTGCCGGTGTTCGTGAAGCTGTACCTCGGCAACTATTAG